The following DNA comes from Romeriopsis navalis LEGE 11480.
GTTGAGCTATTGACGGTGGCAACGACGGACGTATTTTGGGTCAGTGAATCCGAAGCGCCGTTTGAGGTTTTGCATTGGTCAGAATTATCGCGTGATACGTTTGATGCGGCGGTTTTGCGGCAGCAGGTTGCGGTGGCGGCGGATGTGGCGATCGGCACTTGTGAAGCGGCGAAGTTTTTTCAAGCGGCGATCGAACCCCAGGATTGGCATGGAGATATTGAACAACAAGCGATCGAGCAATATCAACATATTAT
Coding sequences within:
- a CDS encoding nuclease A inhibitor family protein translates to MLTLVMALSDAEIVELLTVATTDVFWVSESEAPFEVLHWSELSRDTFDAAVLRQQVAVAADVAIGTCEAAKFFQAAIEPQDWHGDIEQQAIEQYQHIIFLLQQHLTQVQVYCVGECEMDVYIVGKTPADNWVALKTMSVET